From Myxocyprinus asiaticus isolate MX2 ecotype Aquarium Trade chromosome 25, UBuf_Myxa_2, whole genome shotgun sequence, one genomic window encodes:
- the LOC127415564 gene encoding zona pellucida sperm-binding protein 4-like → MEDGEWSNLPQVPQASVFQQSEQRGIPDRSRQALAFQPSDQQFLIQQALQQQTRRQGGNPVQNPQASVRRTPQHGGIPALNPQALVFQSSDRQSLAQQGLQPQTQGWGPAQNPQASVLQQTRGILAQNPQAVVYQPSDPRFLAQPAPQRQTAFPPKQPVAQAEPLDKCAVADYEQIQCGQPGISAAECDAINCCFNGQQCYYGKAVTVQCIRDGQFVVVVARDVTLPSLSLDTVRLLGGSDPPCAPVGSTPSFAIYQFPVTACGTSMMEDNGYVVYENRMTSSYEVGIGPLGSITRDSHFELLFQCRYSGTAVQALVVEVNTVPPPPPVAAPGPLRVELRLANGQCVTKGCAEEDAAYTSYYSDADYPVTKVLRQPVYVEVHLLERTDPNIVLMLGHCWATSTPDPLSLPQWDLLVNGCPYQDDRYLTTLVPVDGSSGLQFPTHYKRFIVKMFTFVDPASLAPLQGMVFIHCSTSVCHPSSSGFCEQSCFRQKRDVGENVEKAVVSSGGIFFVN, encoded by the exons ATGGAGGATGGTGAG TGGAGTAATCTGCCCCAGGTTCCTCAAGCTTCAGTCTTCCAGCAAAGTGAACAACGAGGGATTCCAGACCGGAGTCGTCAAGCTCTTGCGTTTCAGCCAAGTGATCAGCAGTTTTTGATTCAACAGGCTCTGCAACAGCAGACTCGACGACAAGGGGGAAATCCAGTCCAGAATCCTCAGGCTTCAGTCCGCCGAACCCCACAACATGGGGGAATTCCAGCTCTGAATCCTCAAGCCCTAGTATTCCAATCAAGTGATCGGCAGTCTTTGGCTCAACAGGGTCTGCAACCACAAACTCAAGGGTGGGGTCCAGCCCAGAATCCTCAGGCTTCAGTCCTTCAGCAAACTCGAGGGATTTTAGCCCAGAATCCTCAAGCTGTTGTGTACCAGCCGAGCGATCCGCGTTTTTTGGCTCAACCAGCCCCGCAACGGCAAACGGCATTTCCACCCAAGCAGCCAGTGGCACAGGCGGAGCCTCTTGACAAGTGTGCCGTTGCTGATTATGAGCAGATCCAATGTGGACAACCTGGTATCAGTGCTGCTGAGTGTGACGCTATAAACTGCTGCTTCAACGGACAGCAGTGTTACTATGGGAAAG CGGTGACCGTCCAGTGTATTCGAGATGGCCAGTTTGTGGTTGTGGTGGCTAGAGATGTTACGCTGCCTTCACTTAGTCTGGATACAGTCCGTCTGTTGGGTGGAAGTGACCCACCTTGTGCTCCAGTTGGGTCCACCCCTTCATTTGCCATTTACCAGTTCCCTGTCACTGCTTGTGGCACAAGCATGATG GAGGACAATGGATATGTGGTGTATGAGAACAGAATGACTTCATCCTATGAAGTGGGGATTGGACCACTTGGTTCCATCACAAGGGACAGTCACTTTGA GCTTCTCTTCCAGTGTAGGTATTCTGGCACTGCTGTTCAAGCTCTGGTTGTGGAGGTCAACACTGTTCCTCCACCTCCACCTGTAGCTGCTCCTGGACCCCTCCGAGTGGAGCTTCGCCTGGCAAATGGACAATGTGTCACCAAAGGATGTGCAGAAG AGGATGCTGCGTACACATCCTACTACAGTGATGCTGATTACCCTGTCACAAAAGTTCTACGACAACCTGTGTATGTTGAGGTACACCTTTTGGAGAGGACTGACCCCAATATTGTCCTGATGCTGGGACATTGCTGGGCAACATCAACCCCTGATCCCCTCAGCCTACCTCAGTGGGACCTTCTAGTTAATGG ATGCCCTTACCAGGATGATCGTTACCTCACCACACTGGTTCCTGTGGATGGCTCCTCTGGTCTTCAGTTCCCAACCCACTACAAGCGCTTCATTGTGAAGATGTTCACGTTTGTGGATCCAGCATCACTAGCTCCTCTGCAGGGAATG GTCTTCATCCACTGTAGTACATCAGTGTGCCATCCCTCTTCCTCTGGCTTCTGTGAGCAGAGCTGCTTCAGGCAAA AAAGGGATGTTGGTGAGAACGTTGAGAAGGCTGTGGTTTCCAGTGGAGgcattttctttgtgaattaa